From a region of the Marasmius oreades isolate 03SP1 chromosome 7, whole genome shotgun sequence genome:
- the GUA1 gene encoding GMP synthase (glutamine-hydrolyzing) (MEROPS:MER0045886) produces MSEIHDQFDTILILDFGSQYSHLITRRCREHKVYAELLPCTTKIQELHFDPKGIILSGSPYSVYDKEAPHVDPAVFELGVPILGICYGLQEMAWNLKGKVAKCSHREYGYASVKVKKLSDGDSPVDVLLRGLGEEMQVWMSHGDQLSELPPNFHVIGHTDSAPFAAIAHDTKPFYGIQFHPEVTHSPRGKEVIGKFIVDICGCKNVWTMEEFIGKEISRIRDICGPKGRVIGAVSGGVDSTVAAKLMHEAIGDRFHAIMVDNGVLRLNEAHQVYEMLNRDLGVNLTVVDASELFLQRLEGVEDPEKKRKIIGNTFINVFEEQAAKIEAKAEEDEEKGESTKGRVEWLLQGTLYPDVIESISFKGPSATIKTHHNVGGLLKDMKLKLIEPLRELFKDEVRALGRLLSIPAPLVQRHPFPGPGLAIRILGPVSREQVQILQKADNIYIEEIRKAGLYNEISQAFAVLLPVKAVGVMGDQRTYEQVITLRAVQSEDFMTADWYVFPPEVLRRISSRITNEVAGVNRVAYDISSKPPATVEWL; encoded by the exons ATGTCTGAAATTCATGACCAGTTCGATACCATCCTTATCCTCGATTTTGGCTCACAG TACAGTCACTTAATAACCAGAAGATGTCGTGAACACAAGGTCTACGCAGAACTTCTTCCATGCACAACCAAGATTCAAGAACTCCATTTCGATCCCAAAG GCATAATTCTATCCGGTTCGCCATATTCAGTATATGACAAGGAGGCTCCCCATGTCGATCCTGCTGTATTCGAACTCGGGGTACCCATTCTCGGAATATGTTATGGACTACAG GAAATGGCATGGAATCTGAAAGGAAAAGTGGCCAAATGCTCTCATAGAGAATACGGTTATGCATccgtcaaagtcaaaaaatTAAGTGACGGCGACTCGCCTGTAGATGTTTTGTTGCGTGGGTTAGGAGAGGAAATGCAG GTATGGATGTCGCACGGGGATCAGCTATCCGAGCTCCCTCCCAATTTTCATGTAATCGGCCACACCGATTCCGCACCATTTGCTGCCATCGCACACGATACCAAACCGTTCTATGGAATTCAATTTCATCCAGAAGTCACTCATTCTCCGCGAGGAAAAGAGGTTATTGGGAAATTTATCGTGGATATATGTGGATGCAAGAATGTTTGGACTATG GAAGAGTTTATTGGCAAGGAGATATCCAGGATACGCGACATCTGCGGGCCTAAAGGGAGGGTGATCGGTGCCGTGAGCGGAGGTGTGGACAGTACAGTCGCTGCAAAACTTATGCACGAGGCAATCGGCGATAG ATTCCATGCCATCATGGTCGACAATGGCGTTTTGCGCCTGAACGAAGCGCACCAAGTGTACGAGATGCTCAATAGAGATTTGGGCGTCAACCTCACTGTTGTTGACGCTTCGGAACTTTTCCTTCAGCGTTTGGAAGGTGTGGAAGACccagaaaagaaaaggaagatcATCGGGAATACGTTTATCAACGTTTTTGAGGAACAGGCTGCAAAGATCGAAGCTAAAgccgaagaagacgaagagaaaGGAGAATCTACGAAAGGTCGGGTCGAATGGCTTTTACAAGGGACGCTCTATCCGGATGTGATCGAGAGTATTAGTTTCAAGGGTCCTAGCGCAACGATCAAGACTCATCATAATGTTGGGGGTCTCCTGAAAGATATGAAGCTGAAATTGATTGAACCTCTTCGTGAACTGTTCAAAG aTGAGGTCCGGGCCTTGGGTCGCCTTCTATCCATCCCTGCCCCCCTCGTTCAGCGGCATCCATTCCCAGGGCCTGGTCTTGCCATCCGGATCCTCGGCCCTGTTAGTAGAGAGCAGGTCCAGATTCTGCAAAAGGCCGATAATATCTATATTGAGGAGATCCGCAAGGCTGGGTTGTACAATGAGATATCGCAAGCGTTTGCTGTGCTTCTTCCCGTGAAAGCCGTGGGTGTTATGGGTGATCAGCGAACTTATGAACAG GTTATTACCTTGCGTGCAGTACAGTCAGAGGACTTTATGACAGCCGATTG GTATGTTTTTCCTCCGGAGGTACTGCGCCGGATCTCCTCTAGGATAACGAACGAGGTGGCAGGCGTTAATCGGGTGGCTTATGATATTTCTTCAAAACCGCCAGCA ACTGTTGAGTGGTTGTAA
- the PIM1 gene encoding ATP-dependent Lon protease pim1 (MEROPS:MER0003443; BUSCO:EOG09260RRN) — MNRLGQSLTLRATVSRRLCQRRRLSASFEGTCRAMSSSMSSHPRTFSSSRLFLARPSPIWGHPRWINSRSKPGEGDEEDKGVSASEDSDEQDKARLDGSENEDSGYTSGSSGSSGSQSSSSSSSDGGEHDGSDNKNSSSPPPSSSGNSNPSPGTLMKQSVPEVYPQVLALPIARRPLFPGFYKAVVVRNPQVVAAIKDMMKRGQPYLGAFLLKDEDTDSDVITDINSVHPVGVFAQITSVFAAQGHEDKEEGLTAVLYPHRRIKITDLVKAGGSANVEEVSADEPQTVTPPPSPAPDVAKSTGPVQTSFLHDHYVSIAQVENLYTQPYNKDDQYIRAFMSEIVSVFKDIAQLNPLFRDQITNFSINQVATNVFDEPDKLADFAAAVSTGAVTELQDVLEALHVDDRLRKALLVLKKELINAQLQSKLSRDVDSKIAKRQREYYLMEQLKGIKKELGMESDGKDKLIEKFKERAAQLKMPETVRKVFDEELNKLAGLEPAASEANVTRNYLEWLTQIPWGKHSTENYDIHHARQVLDEDHYGLKDVKDRILEFLAVGKLRGSVQGKIICLAGPPGVGKTSIGKSISRALNRQFFRFSVGGLTDVAEIKGHRRTYVGALPGKIIQALKRVGTENPLVLIDEIDKIGRGHNGDPSSALLEMLDPEQNGSFLDHYMDVPVDLSRVLFVCTANNLSSIPAPLLDRMEVLEVSGYVSEEKAVIADKYLGPQAKEASGLKEADVLLQPDAVDVLIKYYCRESGVRNLKKHIEKIYRKAALKVVQDVGEEALPEPEPASEKSTTTQTEVSEKLEETTTVESQKPPPNDPTIATSTSPSTDDGASSETPKTTVTTQERRPMAIPSTLHVRITPDNLKDYVGPPVYQKDRMYAHTPPPGVSTGLGYLGNGSGAVMPVEAMYMPGKGNLQLTGKLGEVIRESAQIGLSWVKAHAFELGITSADDEQFLANKDVHVHMPEGSIGKEGPSAGTALLSAFVSLFTKTRIDPDIAMTGEISLVGQVLPVGGLKEKILAAHRAGIKTILAPAANRADIEENVPESVKTGIRFVYVEDVREVLHEVFKGEKVAERWKETLSI, encoded by the exons ATGAATCGCCTGGGGCAAAGCCTCACCCTACGGGCGACAGTGTCCAGAAGACTATGTCAACGACGAAGACTATCTGCCTCGTTTGAGGGGACATGTAGGGCCATGTCCTCCTCAATGTCTTCGCACCCGAGAaccttttcttcctcaagATTGTTTCTTGCGCGTCCGTCCCCAATATGGGGGCATCCTAGGTGGATAAACTCGCGGTCAAAAccaggagaaggagacgaagaagacaaaGGTGTCAGTGCTTCGGAAGACTCGGACGAGCAGGATAAGGCTCGGTTGGACGGTTCTGAGAACGAGGACTCTGGTTATACATCGGGATCATCCGGGTCGTCGGGTTCAcagtcgtcgtcatcgtcatcgtccgaTGGTGGCGAACATGACGGTAGTGACAACAAAAACAGTTCTTCACCCCCTCCCTCGTCTTCCGGTAACAGTAACCCATCACCGGGCACATTGATGAAGCAATCTGTTCCAGAAGTGTACCCTCAGGTCTTGGCTTTACCCATTGCTCGTCGTCCTTTGTTTCCCGGCTTTTATAAGGCGGTCGTCGTTCGGAATCCTCAGGTCGTAGCAGCGATAAAGGACATGATGAAACGAGGCCAGCCATACCTTGGAGCGTTCCTTCTCAAAGACGAGGACACAGACAGCGATGTCATTACGGATATCAACTCTGTTCACCCTGTCGGTGTTTTTGCTCAGATCACCAGCGTCTTTGCTGCCCAGGGACACGAGGATAAGGAAGAAGGTTTAACGGCGGTACTCTACCCACATAGGAGGATAAAGATCACCGATTTGGTGAAGGCTGGAGGGTCAGCAAATGTTGAAGAAGTGTCTGCGGACGAGCCTCAGACGGTGACCCCACCTCCCTCCCCAGCCCCAGATGTGGCGAAATCAACCG GTCCTGTCCAAACTTCTTTCCTACATGATCACTACGTTTCCATCGCCCAGGTCGAGAATCTTTATACTCAGCCATACAACAAAGACGATCAGTACATTCGCGCCTTCATGTCCGAGATCGTTTCGGTGTTCAAAGACATAGCCCAACTCAACCCGCTCTTCCGGGATCAGATCACCAACTTCTCTATCAACCAGGTTGCCACCAATGTCTTTGACGAACCTGACAAGCTCGCAGACTTTGCTGCAGCGGTCTCTACAGGCGCAGTCACCGAATTACAGGATGTGTTGGAGGCGTTACACGTTGATGACCGTCTTCGGAAAGCGTTGCTGGTGCTCAAGAAGGAACTCATCAATGCTCAGCTTCAGAGCAAGCTGTCGCGCGACGTCGACTCGAAGATAGCCAAACGCCAGCGAGAGTATTATTTGATGGAACAACTTAAAGGAATCAAGAAGGAGCTGGGTATGGAATCCGATGGAAAGGACAAACTCATTGAAAAATTCAAGGAACGGGCCGCACAGCTCAAAATGCCTGAAACGGTGCGGAAGGTGTTTGATGAAGAATTAAATAAGCTCGCTGGACTGGAGCCTGCGGCTAGCGAAGCGAACGTTACCCGGAATTACCTCGAGTGGTTGACGCAGATCCCATGGGGCAAGCACTCGACGGAGAACTATGACATTCATCACGCCCGACAGGTGCTGGATGAAGATCATTATGGGTTGAAAGACGTCAAGGATAGGATTCTGGAGTTTTTAGCTGTTGGCAAGTTGAGAGGATCTGTTCAAGGGAAGATTATATGTCTCGCTGGGCCACCTGGTGTTGGGAAGACTAGTATTGGGAAGAGTATATCAAGAGCTTTGAATCGCCAGTTTTTCCGCTTCTCTGTCGGTGGTCTGACGGATGTTGCGGAAATCAAAGGACACAGACGGACCTATGTTGG TGCATTACCCGGCAAGATCATCCAAGCCCTCAAGAGGGTAGGCACCGAAAATCCGCTCGTGCTCATAGACGAGATTGACAAGATTGGGCGAGGCCATAATGGAGACCCTTCCAGTGCGCTTCTCGAAATGCTCGATCCCGAGCAAAACGGTAGTTTCTTGGATCATTA CATGGACGTTCCCGTCGACCTCTCTCGCGTTCTCTTTGTTTGCACTGCCAACAACCTTTCCAGTATTCCTGCTCCTTTACTCGACAGAATGGAAGTTCTTGAAGTGAGCGGATACGTGTCGGAGGAGAAGGCGGTCATCGCCGACAAGTATCTCGGACCTCAAGCCAAAGAGGCATCAGGATTGAAAGAAGCGGATGTCTTACTTCAACCGGATGCAGTAGATGTGCTGATCAAGTACTATTGCCGAGAAAGTGGTGTCAGGAATCTCAAGAAACATATAGAAAAA ATCTATCGCAAGGCCGCATTGAAGGTTGTGCAAGACGTGGGAGAAGAAGCGTTACCGGAACCCGAGCCGGCTAGTGAAAAGTCCACCACGACTCAAACTGAGGTCAGCGAGAAGCTTGAAGAAACCACCACCGTCGAATCCCAGAAGCCGCCTCCCAATGATCCCACTATCGCTACTTCCACCTCCCCGAGTACCGATGATGGTGCATCTTCAGAGACGCCTAAAACAACTGTCACAACACAAGAACGCCGCCCTATGGCCATACCTTCCACCCTTCACGTAAGAATCACCCCGGACAATTTGAAGGATTATGTTGGGCCGCCTGTATATCAAAAGGATAGAATGTATGCACACACGCCCCCTCCCGGTGTCAGCACTGGTTTGGGATATCTAGGCAACGGCAGCGGCGCTGTCATGCCTGTTGAAGCGATG TACATGCCTGGAAAGGGGAACCTTCAGCTTACTGGGAAACTGGGTGAAGTCATTCGAGAATCTGCGCAGATTGGATTGAGTTGGGTGAAAGCGCATGCGTTTGAATTAGGCATTACAAGTGCCGACGATGAACAGTTTTTGGCGAATAAGGATGTACATGTGCATATGCCTGAAGGGAGTATTGGGAAGGAAGGGCCGAGCGCCGGCACTGCGTTGTTGTCGGCGTTCGTTAGTCTGTTCACAAAAACGAGGATTGATCCAGATATCG CTATGACCGGGGAGATATCTCTTGTAGGACAGGTACTTCCTGTTGGTGgattgaaggagaagattcTCGCTGCCCATCGAGCTGGTATCAAGACAATCCTGGCTCCCGCTGCCAACCGTGCTGATATCGAGGAGAATGTACCTGAGAGTGTCAAGACGGGGATTAGATTTGTGTACGTTGAAGATGTCAGGGAGGTCTTGCATGAAGTATTCAAGGGGGAGAAGGTAGCCGAACGCTGGAAGGAGACGCTGTCGATATGA